From Cystobacter fuscus DSM 2262, one genomic window encodes:
- a CDS encoding pyridoxal phosphate-dependent decarboxylase family protein, whose product MAPPRPPLATAYDAEHFRQLGHQLVDQLADHLARATRREGPVLPWAPPEVHIANFPADFPEEPTGDVPALLARVVEGSHHLHHPHYVGHQVSAPLPLAALCDFVSSFLNNGMAVYDMGPIVTAMEHNVLGWMAGTLGMPKGARGVLTSGGSAGNLTALLAARQAKAGFDAWNGGATAGPPLTVLVPETAHYCLARATRVMGWGSGGVTPVPVDAHYRLRPEALEDALATARRAGRHPIAVVASAGSTATGAFDPLEAVADFCAKHGLWFHVDGAHGASTALSPRYRHRVKGIERADSVVWDAHKMMMMPALITAVLFREGQRSFDAFAQEASYLFTGQDTRSWHDVAMRTLECTKEMMALKLYTCLKVLGTRIFADAVTASFDLARRFAERLETAGDFELAVSPDCNIVCFRHTPEGVPPGELDALQVRLRESLVRGGDFYLVQTMLGGKVWLRTTLINPLTTDEDLETLLESLRRAA is encoded by the coding sequence ATGGCCCCTCCCCGTCCGCCCCTCGCCACCGCCTACGACGCCGAGCACTTCCGCCAGCTCGGGCACCAGCTCGTGGATCAGCTCGCCGACCACCTCGCCCGCGCCACGCGCCGCGAGGGCCCCGTGCTGCCCTGGGCCCCGCCCGAGGTCCACATCGCGAACTTCCCCGCGGACTTCCCCGAGGAGCCCACGGGGGACGTCCCCGCCCTGCTCGCCCGCGTGGTGGAGGGCTCGCACCACCTGCACCATCCCCACTACGTGGGCCATCAGGTCTCGGCCCCCCTGCCCCTCGCCGCCCTGTGTGACTTCGTCTCCTCGTTCCTCAACAACGGCATGGCCGTGTACGACATGGGGCCCATCGTCACGGCCATGGAGCACAACGTGCTCGGCTGGATGGCGGGGACGCTCGGCATGCCCAAGGGCGCGCGGGGCGTGCTCACCTCGGGGGGCTCGGCGGGCAACCTCACCGCGCTGCTCGCCGCGCGCCAGGCCAAGGCCGGCTTCGATGCGTGGAATGGAGGCGCCACGGCCGGACCGCCGCTCACGGTGCTCGTCCCCGAGACGGCCCACTACTGCCTGGCGCGCGCCACGCGGGTGATGGGCTGGGGCAGCGGGGGCGTCACCCCCGTTCCCGTGGACGCGCACTACCGCCTGCGCCCGGAGGCGCTGGAGGACGCGCTCGCCACGGCCCGACGCGCCGGCCGCCATCCCATCGCCGTGGTGGCCAGCGCCGGCTCCACGGCCACGGGCGCCTTCGATCCGCTCGAGGCCGTGGCGGACTTCTGCGCGAAGCACGGGCTGTGGTTCCACGTGGATGGAGCCCATGGGGCGTCGACGGCGCTCAGTCCACGCTATCGACACCGGGTGAAGGGCATCGAGCGCGCGGACTCGGTGGTGTGGGACGCGCACAAGATGATGATGATGCCGGCGCTCATCACCGCCGTGCTCTTCCGCGAGGGCCAGCGCTCCTTCGACGCCTTCGCGCAGGAGGCCAGCTACCTCTTCACGGGGCAGGACACGCGCTCGTGGCACGACGTGGCGATGCGCACGCTCGAGTGCACCAAGGAGATGATGGCGCTCAAGCTGTACACGTGCCTGAAGGTGCTGGGCACGCGAATTTTCGCGGATGCCGTCACGGCGAGCTTCGATCTGGCGCGGCGCTTCGCCGAGCGCCTGGAGACCGCCGGGGACTTCGAGCTGGCCGTATCCCCGGACTGCAACATCGTCTGCTTCCGGCACACGCCGGAGGGAGTACCCCCGGGCGAATTGGACGCGCTCCAGGTGCGCCTGCGCGAGTCGCTCGTGCGCGGCGGGGACTTCTACCTCGTGCAGACGATGCTCGGAGGGAAGGTGTGGCTGCGCACCACGCTCATCAACCCGCTCACCACGGACGAGGACCTGGAGACCCTGCTGGAGTCCCTGCGCCGGGCGGCGTGA
- a CDS encoding PRC-barrel domain-containing protein, with amino-acid sequence MHLLDEKLMERAIIGADGKVIGEVAGFFLDVDTWRIDALQVKLDRAVAEELRARHPLFRPALIEIPTHLVQSVGDTIVLSVVVEGLRQVLSLGDEHASVQ; translated from the coding sequence ATGCATCTTCTAGACGAGAAACTCATGGAGCGGGCCATCATCGGGGCGGATGGAAAGGTGATTGGCGAGGTGGCCGGCTTCTTCCTGGATGTAGACACCTGGCGGATCGACGCCCTCCAGGTGAAGTTGGACCGGGCCGTCGCCGAGGAGCTCCGCGCGCGTCACCCGCTCTTCCGCCCGGCGCTCATCGAGATTCCCACCCACCTCGTCCAGTCCGTGGGGGACACCATCGTCCTCTCCGTGGTGGTGGAGGGGCTGCGGCAGGTCCTGTCCCTGGGGGACGAGCACGCGTCCGTTCAGTAG
- a CDS encoding 2,3,4,5-tetrahydropyridine-2,6-dicarboxylate N-succinyltransferase, producing MSSIEELSQKVSAAFADRAKLKESGYAEAVRETLALLDSGALRVAEKGAGGWKVNAWVKEAILLFFGISDMKVMEVGPFEFFDKIPLKKGLEAAGVRVVPPGVVRYGAHVERGAVVMPGYVNIGARVGAGTMVDTWATVGSCAQVGRDVHLSGGVGLGGVLEPPTASPVIIEDGAFIGSRCIVVEGVVVEEEAVLGANVVLTSSTPIIDVSGPEEKVYKGRVPARSVVIPGMKEKQFPAGRYMVPCALIIGQRKESTDKKTSLNSALRDFAVSV from the coding sequence ATGTCCTCCATCGAAGAGCTGTCCCAGAAGGTGTCCGCGGCATTCGCGGACCGGGCGAAGTTGAAGGAGTCCGGGTACGCCGAGGCGGTGCGCGAGACGTTGGCGCTGCTGGACTCGGGGGCCCTGCGGGTCGCGGAGAAGGGCGCCGGGGGCTGGAAGGTGAATGCCTGGGTGAAGGAGGCCATCCTCCTCTTCTTCGGCATCTCCGACATGAAGGTGATGGAGGTGGGGCCCTTCGAGTTCTTCGACAAGATTCCGTTGAAGAAGGGGCTGGAGGCGGCGGGCGTGCGGGTGGTGCCGCCCGGCGTGGTGCGCTACGGGGCGCACGTGGAGCGCGGCGCGGTGGTGATGCCCGGCTACGTGAACATCGGCGCGCGCGTGGGCGCGGGGACGATGGTGGACACCTGGGCCACGGTGGGCAGCTGCGCGCAGGTGGGCCGGGACGTGCACCTGTCCGGTGGCGTGGGACTCGGGGGCGTGCTCGAGCCGCCCACCGCCTCGCCCGTCATCATCGAGGACGGCGCCTTCATCGGCAGCCGCTGCATCGTCGTGGAGGGCGTGGTGGTGGAAGAGGAGGCGGTGCTCGGAGCCAATGTGGTGCTCACCTCCTCCACGCCCATCATCGACGTCTCCGGCCCCGAGGAGAAGGTCTACAAGGGCCGCGTGCCGGCGCGCAGCGTGGTCATCCCCGGCATGAAGGAGAAGCAGTTCCCGGCGGGTCGCTACATGGTGCCCTGCGCGCTCATCATCGGGCAGCGCAAGGAGAGCACCGACAAGAAGACGAGCCTCAACTCGGCGCTGCGCGACTTCGCTGTCTCCGTCTAG
- a CDS encoding bestrophin family protein, whose product MIVGKTLSWHIVLKYTGRPVVVHVLMATAVVIAYSKFSLTFLAVPALPVTVLAATVGILLTFRNNSAYDRWWEARTLWGSLVNTSRTFARQVLTFLPGSLSNEASTMSSMPRATSRLLRTAVEASPHGGTLGVSDGAVRDRFGKARGAFIAPHSLMDHASLEVLKVPEEGRVDTPVLFESITTDARELVYAQIGFVNALRCHLRRQDPFPSLQPFFHPSVLEALREEQNVPTAIVVWMSARLRRVLSEAPGVESMLRLTILNNSLTDLMNILGACERIKNTPIPRQYDVLPHAMVRAYLALLPLGVVAELGILTPFVTAIIAFLFIAMDAVGRDVEAPFEDGYSDIPMTALARTIEINLRQMLGETELPPPLQPENGLLY is encoded by the coding sequence ATGATCGTTGGCAAGACGCTGTCCTGGCACATCGTGCTCAAGTACACCGGCCGTCCGGTGGTGGTGCACGTGCTGATGGCCACCGCGGTGGTCATCGCGTACAGCAAGTTCAGCCTCACCTTCCTGGCGGTGCCGGCGCTGCCCGTGACCGTGCTCGCCGCGACCGTTGGCATCCTGCTCACCTTCCGCAACAACTCCGCCTATGACCGGTGGTGGGAGGCGCGCACGCTGTGGGGCTCGTTGGTGAACACGTCGCGCACGTTCGCCCGTCAGGTGCTCACCTTCCTACCCGGCTCCCTCTCCAACGAGGCGTCCACCATGTCCAGCATGCCGCGGGCCACCTCGCGCCTGCTGCGCACGGCGGTGGAGGCCTCTCCCCACGGCGGCACGCTCGGGGTGAGCGATGGCGCCGTGCGCGACCGCTTCGGCAAGGCGCGGGGCGCGTTCATCGCCCCCCACTCGCTCATGGACCACGCCTCCCTGGAGGTGCTCAAGGTCCCGGAGGAGGGACGCGTCGACACCCCGGTGCTCTTCGAGTCCATCACCACGGACGCGCGCGAGCTGGTGTACGCGCAGATCGGCTTCGTGAACGCGCTGCGCTGCCACCTGCGGCGCCAGGATCCCTTCCCCTCCCTCCAGCCCTTCTTCCACCCGTCCGTGCTGGAGGCGCTGCGCGAGGAGCAGAACGTGCCCACGGCCATCGTCGTGTGGATGTCGGCGCGGCTGCGCCGCGTGCTCAGCGAGGCCCCGGGCGTCGAGTCCATGCTCCGCTTGACCATCCTCAACAACTCGCTCACCGACCTGATGAACATCCTCGGGGCCTGCGAGCGCATCAAGAACACCCCCATTCCGCGCCAGTACGACGTGCTGCCCCACGCCATGGTGCGTGCCTACCTCGCCCTGCTGCCGCTCGGCGTGGTCGCCGAACTCGGCATCCTCACGCCCTTCGTGACCGCCATCATCGCCTTCCTCTTCATCGCCATGGATGCCGTGGGCCGCGACGTCGAGGCGCCTTTCGAGGATGGCTACAGCGACATCCCCATGACGGCGCTCGCCCGCACCATCGAGATCAACCTGCGGCAGATGCTCGGAGAGACGGAGCTGCCTCCCCCCTTGCAGCCCGAGAACGGGCTGCTCTACTGA
- the dapE gene encoding succinyl-diaminopimelate desuccinylase translates to MNELATRLAQSTLALCRIPSPIGEERALADHVEHWARAHLPASEVFRLGHSLVLGHLQDERPTVALVGHLDTVPAHPEDRPARIEGERVFGLGASDMKGGLAVMMALAEDLPRERLPVNLVWVLYEREEGPYLESGLGPLFDARPELKRVKFGIAMEPTDGVVQVGCVGTLHVTLRFKGRSAHSARPWQGENAIHKAGTLLAHLLTRPRREVVQDGFTFHEVMSITKAAGGRARNVVPESFELNLNYRFAPGKSVARAQEDVRELVGDAAELEFIDLAPSGRVCADNVLFQRLMALTGLPAASKQAWTDVARFSELGVDAVNFGPGETAQAHQANESAPIPALALAYEKLALFLKQAG, encoded by the coding sequence ATGAACGAACTCGCCACCCGCCTCGCGCAGTCCACCCTGGCCCTGTGCCGCATCCCCAGCCCCATTGGCGAGGAGCGGGCGCTCGCCGACCACGTGGAGCACTGGGCCCGCGCGCACCTGCCCGCGAGCGAGGTGTTCCGCCTGGGCCACTCGCTGGTGCTGGGCCACCTCCAGGACGAGCGGCCCACGGTGGCGCTGGTGGGCCACCTGGACACCGTGCCCGCGCACCCGGAGGACCGGCCGGCGCGCATCGAGGGCGAGCGGGTGTTCGGCCTGGGCGCCTCGGACATGAAGGGCGGGCTGGCGGTGATGATGGCGCTCGCCGAGGACCTGCCCCGCGAGCGGCTGCCGGTGAACCTGGTGTGGGTGCTCTACGAGCGCGAGGAGGGCCCCTACCTGGAGAGCGGACTGGGACCGCTGTTCGACGCGCGGCCGGAGCTCAAGCGGGTGAAGTTCGGCATCGCCATGGAGCCCACGGACGGGGTGGTGCAGGTGGGGTGTGTGGGCACGCTGCACGTGACGTTGCGCTTCAAGGGCCGCAGCGCGCACTCGGCGAGGCCGTGGCAGGGGGAGAACGCCATCCACAAGGCGGGGACGCTGCTCGCGCACCTGCTCACCCGGCCCCGGCGCGAGGTGGTGCAGGACGGCTTCACCTTCCACGAGGTGATGAGCATCACCAAGGCGGCGGGCGGGCGGGCGCGCAACGTGGTGCCGGAGTCCTTCGAGCTCAACCTCAACTACCGCTTCGCGCCGGGCAAGTCGGTGGCCCGGGCGCAGGAGGACGTGCGGGAGCTGGTGGGCGACGCGGCGGAGCTGGAGTTCATCGACCTGGCGCCGAGCGGCCGGGTGTGCGCGGACAACGTGCTCTTCCAGCGGTTGATGGCGCTCACGGGCCTGCCGGCGGCGTCGAAGCAGGCGTGGACGGACGTGGCGCGCTTCTCCGAGCTGGGCGTGGACGCGGTGAACTTCGGGCCGGGCGAGACGGCCCAGGCCCACCAGGCCAACGAGAGCGCCCCCATTCCCGCGCTGGCGCTGGCCTACGAGAAACTGGCGCTGTTCCTGAAGCAGGCGGGCTGA